Proteins from a genomic interval of Nasonia vitripennis strain AsymCx chromosome 3, Nvit_psr_1.1, whole genome shotgun sequence:
- the LOC116738537 gene encoding venom carboxylesterase-6-like, whose protein sequence is MQQNMLDFWESLASTRSPDLGTQWPRLNASSSDFEYMNIAGPGKFKMKTNNNLGEIHFWDQIGLSSSTHHNIKAIAMSQYEQLLFCINSQSILSAYSINS, encoded by the exons ATGCAACAGAATATGCTCGATTTTTGGGAATCCTTAGCCAGCACTag ATCTCCAGATTTAGGCACGCAATGGCCAAGGTTGAACGCTTCCTCTAGCGACTTTGAATATATGAATATCGCTGGTCCTGGAAAGTTCAAAATGAAGACTAATAATAATTTGGGTGAGATCCACTTCTGGGATCAAATAGGACTTTCATCAAGTACACACCATAATATAAAGGCAATTGCAATGTCTCAATACGAACAATTACtattttgtataaattcaCAGTCCATCCTCTCAGCATATTCCATCAATTCATAA